One Actinomadura viridis genomic region harbors:
- a CDS encoding cytochrome P450, with the protein MVSELIDRFPLGAAVTVAELEDDPHPALARLRAREPVSWLPALDGWLVTSHTLAVRVMRDAAAFTVDDPRFSTARLLGPSMLSLDGRAHTRHREPFARPFRPAQTRERFTAFVEAEVDRLVTALAPAGRAELRGDLAGPLAVAVVAEALGLEGVDAATIRSWYGAFVEAVSALTAGRTPPARADEAYRRLRASVEEVLAVPGSSSLLAAAAGQGEGLGTAEVVADAAVLMFGGIDTTEGMIVNVLLHLLSHPAELDLVRRDPALLPGAIEESLRLEPSASVVDRYATRDVEIGGAPVRAGDLVRVSLAGANRDPAVFPRPDRFDPRRANAAEHLAFAHGPHFCFGAHLARLETRTAVAAVLARLPGLRPDPARPAAARGLVFRKPGHLHVRWEVP; encoded by the coding sequence GTGGTGTCCGAGCTGATCGACCGGTTCCCTCTCGGCGCGGCCGTGACCGTCGCCGAGCTGGAGGACGACCCGCATCCGGCGCTCGCCCGGCTGCGGGCCCGCGAGCCGGTCTCCTGGCTGCCCGCCCTGGACGGCTGGCTGGTCACCTCCCACACCCTGGCCGTACGGGTGATGCGCGACGCCGCGGCCTTCACCGTCGACGACCCCCGCTTCTCCACGGCGCGGCTGCTGGGGCCCAGCATGCTGTCGCTGGACGGCCGAGCGCACACCCGCCACCGCGAGCCGTTCGCGCGGCCCTTCCGGCCCGCGCAGACCCGCGAGCGCTTCACCGCGTTCGTCGAGGCGGAGGTGGACCGCCTGGTCACCGCCCTCGCGCCGGCGGGCCGGGCCGAGCTGCGCGGGGACCTGGCCGGGCCGCTGGCGGTGGCGGTCGTCGCCGAGGCGCTGGGGCTGGAGGGCGTGGACGCCGCGACGATCCGTTCCTGGTACGGCGCGTTCGTGGAGGCGGTGTCGGCCCTCACCGCAGGCCGGACCCCGCCGGCCCGGGCGGACGAGGCCTACCGTCGGCTCCGCGCCTCGGTCGAGGAGGTCCTCGCCGTTCCGGGCTCGTCCTCGCTCCTGGCCGCGGCGGCCGGCCAGGGCGAGGGCCTCGGCACGGCCGAGGTGGTGGCCGACGCGGCGGTGCTGATGTTCGGCGGCATCGACACCACCGAGGGCATGATCGTCAACGTGCTGCTGCACCTTCTGTCCCATCCCGCCGAGCTCGACCTGGTCCGCCGCGACCCGGCGCTGCTGCCCGGCGCGATCGAGGAGTCGCTGCGGCTGGAGCCGTCGGCCTCGGTGGTCGACCGGTACGCCACCCGGGACGTGGAGATCGGCGGCGCGCCGGTGCGGGCGGGCGACCTGGTCCGGGTCTCGCTCGCCGGAGCCAACCGGGACCCGGCGGTGTTCCCCCGCCCCGACCGTTTCGACCCGCGGCGCGCCAACGCGGCCGAGCACCTGGCGTTCGCCCACGGCCCCCACTTCTGCTTCGGGGCGCACCTGGCGCGGCTGGAGACCCGGACCGCGGTCGCCGCGGTGCTGGCCCGCCTTCCCGGGCTGCGGCCCGACCCCGCCCGGCCCGCCGCGGCGCGCGGCCTGGTCTTCCGCAAGCCCGGGCACCTGCACGTTCGCTGGGAGGTTCCCTGA
- a CDS encoding DUF3616 domain-containing protein yields MIVERQVELHFAPESREAETHTNLSAVRQDGRCLWVAGDETATIERLTATTDSRGRVTGYGGQRTVRLGDLIPLPAGPEEEADIEGLARADGWLWAVGSHSLKRKKIKPGHSAAKSRKRLATVVREDNRFILARLPLVTGDDGLPEVTGEDGERTAAVLGGHHDSLTDLLAGDPHLAPFLSIPSKDNGIDVEGIAAHGERLYIGLRGPVLRGWAVLIEIHPETDPGDPRRLRPRPIGADGEPYRTHFLDLGGLGVRDLCPHGDDLLVLTGPSMDLDGPVRVVRWPGAAAGDGAGVVPAEDLRVLGELPHGEGDDHAEGIAVLEETGEDGGPRLLVVYDSPAPGRLTADHGVLADVVAFGREDPPK; encoded by the coding sequence ATGATCGTGGAACGCCAGGTCGAGCTGCATTTCGCGCCCGAGAGCCGCGAGGCCGAGACGCACACCAACCTCTCCGCCGTACGCCAGGACGGCCGCTGCCTGTGGGTGGCCGGCGACGAGACGGCCACCATCGAACGGCTGACCGCGACCACCGACTCCCGGGGCCGCGTCACCGGCTACGGCGGCCAGCGCACGGTGCGCCTGGGCGACCTGATCCCGCTGCCGGCCGGCCCGGAGGAGGAGGCCGACATCGAGGGGCTGGCCCGCGCCGACGGCTGGCTCTGGGCGGTCGGCTCGCACAGCCTCAAGCGCAAGAAGATCAAACCGGGCCATTCCGCCGCCAAGTCCCGCAAGAGGCTCGCCACCGTCGTCCGCGAGGACAACCGCTTCATCCTGGCCCGGCTCCCCCTGGTCACCGGCGACGACGGCCTGCCCGAGGTGACCGGCGAGGACGGGGAGCGCACCGCCGCCGTGCTGGGCGGCCACCACGACTCCCTCACCGACCTGCTCGCCGGCGACCCCCACCTGGCGCCGTTCCTGTCCATCCCCAGCAAGGACAACGGGATCGACGTCGAGGGCATCGCCGCCCACGGCGAGCGTCTCTACATCGGGCTGCGCGGGCCGGTGCTGCGCGGATGGGCCGTGCTCATCGAGATCCACCCCGAGACCGATCCCGGCGACCCGCGGCGGCTCCGGCCGCGGCCGATCGGTGCGGACGGGGAGCCCTACCGCACGCACTTCCTGGACCTGGGCGGGCTGGGCGTCCGCGACCTGTGCCCGCACGGCGACGACCTGCTCGTCCTCACCGGCCCGAGCATGGACCTCGACGGCCCCGTGCGGGTGGTCCGCTGGCCGGGGGCCGCGGCCGGGGACGGCGCCGGCGTCGTGCCCGCCGAGGACCTGCGGGTGCTCGGCGAGCTTCCCCACGGGGAGGGGGACGACCACGCCGAGGGCATCGCGGTGCTGGAGGAGACCGGCGAGGACGGCGGGCCCCGGCTGCTGGTCGTCTACGACAGCCCGGCCCCCGGGCGGCTGACCGCCGACCACGGGGTCCTGGCCGACGTGGTGGCGTTCGGGCGGGAGGACCCCCCGAAGTAA
- a CDS encoding acyl-CoA dehydrogenase family protein: MIEWSAEDLMIRDAVRGWIDAQVRPRLEELESGELPPYDLIRDLYKTFGMDEMARSSFHARMERAEAGDGTGQEEDGPRGANAAMSMLPIIELCRVAPGLVSAMGVSLGLAAGTIMKRGTAEQRRRWALDLLTFEKVGAWAITEPNSGSDAFGGMQATAREAGDGYVLNGNKTFITNGPYADTIVFYCKLDDGRDPRDREILTFVLDRGMPGLEQTRPLRKMGLHSSPTGELFLDDVQVGRDRLLAAGAGGGKESARQNFVTERAGVAAMSLGVIEECLALSVDYARKRELWGQRIGDFQLIQLKLAKMEVARLNVQNLVFRHIEMQKAGRTPTLAEASAMKLYSAQAASEVAMEAVQLFGGNGYMSEYRVEQLARDAKSFQIYAGTDEIQVTHIARDLLAR; the protein is encoded by the coding sequence ATGATCGAGTGGTCCGCGGAAGACCTGATGATCCGGGACGCGGTGCGCGGCTGGATCGACGCGCAGGTGCGGCCCCGGCTGGAGGAGCTGGAGTCGGGCGAGCTGCCGCCCTACGACCTGATCCGCGATCTCTACAAGACCTTCGGCATGGACGAGATGGCGCGCTCGTCGTTCCACGCCCGCATGGAACGCGCGGAGGCCGGTGACGGCACCGGCCAGGAGGAGGACGGGCCCCGCGGCGCGAACGCCGCGATGAGCATGCTGCCGATCATCGAGCTGTGCCGGGTCGCCCCCGGGCTGGTGTCGGCGATGGGCGTCAGCCTCGGCCTGGCGGCCGGCACGATCATGAAGCGGGGCACCGCCGAGCAGCGCCGGCGCTGGGCCCTGGACCTGCTGACCTTCGAGAAGGTCGGCGCGTGGGCGATCACCGAGCCGAACTCCGGATCGGACGCGTTCGGCGGGATGCAGGCCACCGCCCGCGAGGCCGGCGACGGGTACGTGCTCAACGGGAACAAGACCTTCATCACCAACGGCCCGTACGCCGACACGATCGTCTTCTACTGCAAGCTCGACGACGGCCGCGACCCGCGCGACCGCGAGATCCTCACGTTCGTCCTGGACCGCGGCATGCCCGGCCTGGAGCAGACCAGGCCGCTGCGCAAGATGGGCCTGCACTCCTCCCCCACAGGCGAGCTCTTCCTCGACGACGTCCAGGTCGGCCGGGACCGGCTGCTGGCCGCGGGGGCGGGCGGCGGCAAGGAGTCCGCCAGGCAGAACTTCGTCACCGAACGGGCCGGGGTCGCGGCGATGTCGCTCGGCGTCATCGAGGAGTGCCTGGCCCTGTCGGTCGACTACGCCAGGAAGCGCGAGCTGTGGGGGCAGCGCATCGGCGACTTCCAGCTCATCCAGCTCAAGCTCGCCAAGATGGAGGTGGCCAGGCTGAACGTGCAGAACCTGGTGTTCCGCCACATCGAGATGCAGAAGGCGGGCCGCACCCCGACCCTGGCCGAGGCGTCGGCGATGAAGCTGTACTCGGCGCAGGCGGCCTCGGAGGTCGCGATGGAGGCGGTGCAGCTGTTCGGCGGCAACGGTTACATGTCGGAGTACCGCGTCGAGCAGCTGGCCCGCGACGCCAAGTCCTTCCAGATATACGCCGGCACCGACGAGATCCAGGTGACCCACATCGCCAGGGACCTGCTCGCCCGCTGA
- a CDS encoding N-acetyltransferase family protein: protein MTATARITAMRPEHSGQVLEIYRLGIDDGDATFETAAPTWEAFDAARLPRHRLVALAPGGRVLGWVAVSPVSDRCAYTGVVEHSVYVHPDARGQGVGLALLNALLSSTDAAGIWTVQSGIFPENAASLALHLRAGFRVVGTRERLGRHHGRWRDVVLVERRSPSVH from the coding sequence GTGACCGCCACGGCGCGCATCACCGCGATGCGTCCCGAGCACTCCGGGCAGGTCCTGGAGATCTACCGGCTCGGCATCGACGACGGCGACGCCACCTTCGAGACGGCCGCCCCCACCTGGGAGGCGTTCGACGCCGCGAGGCTGCCCAGGCACCGCCTGGTCGCCCTCGCCCCCGGCGGCCGGGTGCTGGGCTGGGTCGCGGTGTCGCCGGTCTCCGACCGGTGCGCCTACACCGGGGTGGTCGAGCACTCCGTCTACGTCCACCCCGACGCCCGCGGCCAGGGGGTGGGCCTGGCGCTGCTGAACGCCCTGCTGTCCTCCACCGACGCCGCCGGAATCTGGACCGTCCAGTCCGGCATCTTCCCGGAGAACGCCGCGAGCCTCGCCCTCCACCTCAGAGCCGGGTTCCGCGTCGTCGGCACCCGCGAGCGCCTCGGCCGCCACCACGGGCGCTGGCGCGACGTCGTCCTGGTCGAACGCCGCAGCCCCTCCGTGCACTGA
- a CDS encoding multicopper oxidase domain-containing protein, with the protein MFDPDRIDVRAKLNTTEAWRLRNVSREEHTFHIHVNHFQVISVNGRPYQARGGQDTVQLPHGGEVVIRMEFLDFTGKYPFHCHILSHEDRGMMADIEVVR; encoded by the coding sequence CTGTTCGACCCGGACAGGATCGACGTCCGGGCGAAGCTGAACACCACCGAGGCCTGGCGGCTGCGCAACGTCTCCCGCGAGGAGCACACCTTCCACATCCACGTCAACCACTTCCAGGTGATCAGCGTGAACGGCAGGCCCTACCAGGCCCGCGGCGGGCAGGACACGGTGCAGCTGCCCCACGGCGGCGAGGTGGTCATCAGGATGGAGTTCCTCGACTTCACCGGCAAGTACCCCTTCCACTGCCACATCCTCAGCCACGAGGACCGCGGCATGATGGCCGACATCGAGGTCGTCCGCTGA
- a CDS encoding SHOCT domain-containing protein, producing MNYPLLNVFLTMMWFFLWIIWFVLLFRVITDVFRDDSLSGWGKAGWTVFLIVLPFLGVLVYLIARGRGMGDREAARMRERESRYYTAAGLDLGRGTGQAEELGRLAELRDHGDLTAEEFERAKTKVLAA from the coding sequence ATGAACTATCCGCTGCTCAACGTGTTCCTCACCATGATGTGGTTCTTCCTGTGGATCATCTGGTTCGTGCTGCTCTTCCGGGTCATCACCGACGTCTTCCGGGACGACTCGCTGAGCGGCTGGGGCAAGGCGGGCTGGACCGTCTTCCTCATCGTCCTGCCGTTCCTCGGCGTGCTCGTGTACCTGATCGCACGGGGCCGCGGGATGGGCGACCGGGAGGCGGCCCGGATGCGCGAGCGCGAGAGCCGCTACTACACCGCCGCCGGCCTCGACCTCGGCCGGGGCACCGGCCAGGCGGAGGAGCTCGGCCGGCTCGCCGAGCTCAGGGACCACGGCGACCTCACCGCCGAGGAGTTCGAACGCGCCAAGACCAAGGTCCTGGCGGCCTGA
- a CDS encoding YhjD/YihY/BrkB family envelope integrity protein gives MTGRGRPAGPRGGDRRAGRRLAGLARLADARRLKAGEAGLLWGRLTAVDFFGNSFELAALAILCFFPFLIVVTAAFGRDAATVLAGWLGLDEPAARAVAALFHSGTGSVTITVTSACLLLLGALAVAGTLQRWYEKVFDVPDRGWRGVGARFSWLGALLAYAAVQAAAGRALGTTGGPLLQALLGLLPATLFWWCSLRLLLGAVPWRELFPAALATGVCWAGLGLFSARYFSAEIVANQRAYGPIGVVMIIMSWLVAVGVVIHLGAVGGRAYVERRSPPPSTGGPHRPDLRSPG, from the coding sequence ATGACGGGCCGCGGGAGACCGGCGGGGCCGCGCGGCGGAGACCGGCGGGCGGGACGGAGGCTCGCCGGGCTGGCGCGCCTGGCCGACGCCCGGCGCCTGAAGGCCGGCGAGGCGGGCCTGCTGTGGGGCAGGCTCACGGCGGTCGACTTCTTCGGCAACTCGTTCGAGCTGGCGGCGCTGGCGATCCTGTGTTTCTTCCCCTTCCTCATCGTGGTCACCGCCGCGTTCGGCCGCGACGCCGCGACGGTGCTCGCCGGGTGGCTCGGGCTGGACGAGCCGGCGGCGCGCGCCGTCGCCGCCCTCTTCCACTCCGGCACCGGCTCGGTCACCATCACGGTGACCAGCGCCTGCCTGCTGCTCCTGGGGGCGCTGGCCGTGGCCGGCACGCTCCAGAGGTGGTACGAGAAGGTGTTCGACGTCCCGGACCGGGGGTGGCGGGGCGTGGGGGCACGGTTCTCCTGGCTGGGGGCGCTGCTGGCGTACGCCGCCGTGCAGGCCGCGGCCGGCAGGGCGCTGGGAACGACCGGCGGGCCGCTGCTGCAGGCCCTGCTCGGCCTCCTGCCCGCGACGCTGTTCTGGTGGTGCAGCCTGCGGCTGCTGCTGGGGGCGGTGCCGTGGCGCGAGCTGTTCCCCGCGGCGCTGGCGACCGGAGTGTGCTGGGCGGGCCTGGGCCTGTTCTCCGCCCGCTACTTCTCCGCCGAGATCGTGGCCAACCAGCGCGCCTACGGCCCCATCGGCGTCGTCATGATCATCATGTCGTGGCTGGTGGCGGTCGGGGTGGTCATCCACCTCGGGGCGGTCGGCGGCCGCGCCTACGTGGAACGCCGCTCGCCGCCGCCCTCCACCGGCGGCCCCCACCGGCCGGATCTCCGGTCACCCGGCTGA
- a CDS encoding DUF1707 and FHA domain-containing protein yields MDGQPSFPVRASDMERDRVLRVLSDRVAEGRMSHETFERRVDQVLRAQSQAELAGIIHDMPPTNRVVGRLTGLISSVSQATARLEAAWRAPRLPRFMLPPPGLTRIVVGRAPGCQFILTDLTVSRFHAEIYRHDDGWMLSDLGSMNGTRLNGWRLTGPSQVRPGDEVGFGNSSFIVASS; encoded by the coding sequence ATGGACGGTCAGCCCTCGTTTCCGGTGAGAGCGTCCGACATGGAGCGCGACCGGGTGCTGCGGGTGCTCAGCGACCGGGTGGCCGAGGGCCGGATGTCCCACGAGACGTTCGAGCGCCGGGTCGACCAGGTGCTGCGCGCCCAGAGCCAGGCCGAACTGGCCGGCATCATCCACGACATGCCGCCCACCAACCGGGTCGTGGGACGGCTGACGGGGCTGATCTCGTCGGTGTCGCAGGCGACCGCGCGGCTCGAGGCGGCCTGGCGGGCGCCCCGGCTGCCCCGGTTCATGCTGCCGCCCCCGGGGCTCACCCGGATCGTGGTGGGCCGCGCGCCGGGCTGCCAGTTCATCCTGACCGACCTGACCGTCTCCCGGTTCCACGCCGAGATCTACCGTCACGACGACGGCTGGATGCTCTCCGATCTCGGGTCGATGAACGGCACCCGCCTCAACGGCTGGCGGCTGACCGGCCCGTCCCAGGTCCGTCCCGGCGACGAGGTCGGCTTCGGCAACTCCAGTTTCATCGTCGCCTCGTCATGA
- a CDS encoding pyridoxal-phosphate dependent enzyme, whose product MTDRRHPAGWAAAALRRLDAERAERGPTPLAGFPLPEDWGITLLFKDESAHPTGGLKHRTARALFRHAIATGRVGEGTTVVEATGGHAAVAQAYMARLLGLPYVAVMPGREDPARAEPVRALGGECLFVTPPLAIYDEARRVAAARGGCFLDQFAWAERALDWRGDDLAGELFAAVPDPVWAVVGAGTGATAASLGRHIRCHGLRTRLAVVDPENSAYFPGWARGRIGQTTSA is encoded by the coding sequence GTGACCGATCGACGACACCCCGCCGGATGGGCGGCCGCGGCGCTGCGGCGGCTGGACGCCGAGCGCGCCGAGCGCGGGCCCACGCCGCTGGCCGGTTTCCCGCTTCCGGAGGACTGGGGCATCACGCTCCTGTTCAAGGACGAGTCGGCTCATCCCACCGGCGGCCTCAAGCACCGTACGGCGCGGGCGCTGTTCCGGCACGCCATCGCCACGGGCCGCGTCGGCGAGGGCACGACGGTGGTGGAGGCCACGGGCGGTCATGCCGCGGTGGCACAGGCGTACATGGCGCGGCTGCTGGGCCTGCCCTACGTCGCGGTGATGCCGGGCCGGGAGGATCCCGCGCGGGCCGAGCCGGTCCGGGCGCTGGGCGGGGAGTGCCTGTTCGTCACCCCGCCCCTGGCGATCTACGACGAGGCGCGGCGGGTGGCCGCCGCCCGCGGCGGGTGCTTCCTGGACCAGTTCGCCTGGGCCGAGCGGGCGCTGGACTGGCGGGGCGACGACCTGGCCGGGGAGCTGTTCGCCGCGGTGCCCGACCCGGTCTGGGCGGTGGTGGGCGCCGGGACGGGCGCGACGGCGGCGAGCCTGGGCCGGCACATCCGCTGTCACGGGCTGCGGACGCGGCTGGCGGTGGTCGATCCGGAGAACTCGGCGTACTTCCCGGGGTGGGCCAGAGGAAGGATAGGGCAGACTACGTCCGCCTGA